One Paracoccus sp. TOH DNA segment encodes these proteins:
- a CDS encoding FAD-dependent oxidoreductase: MSAYDALLQPFSLRGLTLRNRIVSTAHAPGYSVQSLAGERYRRYHEEKAKGGVALTMIGGSTAVSPDAAAPFGQLTLAEDRAVPHIRELVEGVHEHGAAVFCQISHAGRRGRWDSGAWIAPVSASAVREAQHRSFPRAMEEWDFQRILHDFEAAGQRAAAAQLDGVELLFAGGQLALQFLSPAVNRREDEYGGSLENRLRFPLQIIQAVRRGVGDKLVLGVRITGDEFFEAGLTRDDCLAIGKAIAGAGDIDYLNVMASTVYDWRTASLSMPGMSAPLAPYLDMAATMKAAITIPVMHANRILDFATATRAVEEGLIDLVGMTRAQIADPHMVRKMMERRENDIRPCVGANYCISRIYAGGEALCIQNPATGRETTLPHVIPRAEVQKNVVVVGGGPAGLEAARVCAERGHKVTLIEAEPQTGGQINIAAKVKWRQDLQTISQWLEDQCRKLGVDLWLGYMADTEMVERFSPDIVIIATGGFPNVGEIEGDENVYSTWDILSGRVALGERVLMFDDQGADSGISCADYLSQAQKKLEVVTPERHLGVEAGAYNFPHYLSHLYSNGATISPDRRLRRVARLGNSLVATLRNEYTQVEETREIDLVVSDSGTLPNDELYFELKDRSRNRGAVDHDALLNGRPQTTVSNPDAKYMLFRVGDAVACRNIHAAIYDSLRLCKDL; encoded by the coding sequence ATGTCTGCGTATGATGCCCTCCTCCAGCCCTTTAGCCTGCGCGGGCTGACCCTGCGCAACCGGATCGTCAGCACCGCGCATGCGCCGGGCTACAGCGTGCAATCGCTGGCCGGCGAACGCTATCGCCGCTATCATGAGGAAAAGGCCAAAGGCGGCGTCGCACTGACCATGATCGGCGGTTCCACCGCGGTCTCGCCCGATGCCGCCGCCCCTTTTGGCCAGCTGACCCTGGCCGAGGACAGGGCCGTTCCTCATATCCGGGAACTGGTCGAGGGCGTGCATGAACATGGCGCGGCAGTCTTTTGCCAGATCTCCCATGCCGGACGCCGGGGCCGTTGGGATTCGGGTGCCTGGATCGCGCCGGTCAGCGCCTCGGCCGTGCGCGAGGCGCAGCACCGCTCATTTCCGCGCGCGATGGAGGAATGGGATTTCCAGCGCATCCTGCACGACTTCGAAGCGGCGGGCCAGCGCGCCGCGGCAGCCCAGCTTGACGGAGTCGAACTGCTGTTCGCCGGCGGCCAGCTCGCGCTGCAATTCCTGTCGCCTGCCGTCAATCGGCGCGAGGACGAATATGGCGGCAGCCTGGAAAACCGTCTGCGTTTTCCTCTGCAGATCATCCAGGCGGTGCGGCGCGGCGTCGGCGACAAGCTGGTCCTGGGCGTGCGCATCACCGGCGATGAATTCTTCGAGGCCGGCCTGACCCGCGACGATTGCCTGGCAATCGGCAAGGCAATCGCCGGCGCGGGCGATATCGACTACCTGAACGTCATGGCCAGCACCGTCTATGACTGGCGCACCGCCTCGCTTTCCATGCCGGGGATGAGCGCGCCGCTGGCGCCTTACCTGGACATGGCGGCGACGATGAAGGCAGCGATCACGATCCCGGTCATGCACGCGAACCGCATCCTGGACTTCGCCACCGCCACGCGCGCGGTCGAGGAGGGGCTGATCGATCTGGTCGGCATGACCCGGGCCCAGATCGCCGATCCGCACATGGTCCGCAAGATGATGGAGCGGCGCGAAAACGACATTCGCCCCTGCGTCGGCGCCAATTACTGCATCAGCCGCATCTATGCCGGGGGCGAGGCGCTGTGCATCCAGAACCCGGCCACCGGCCGGGAAACCACTCTGCCGCATGTCATCCCGCGCGCCGAGGTGCAAAAGAACGTCGTCGTCGTGGGCGGCGGTCCAGCGGGGCTGGAAGCTGCCCGCGTTTGCGCCGAGCGCGGCCACAAGGTTACCCTGATCGAGGCCGAGCCCCAGACCGGCGGCCAGATCAACATCGCCGCCAAGGTGAAGTGGCGCCAGGACCTGCAGACGATCTCGCAATGGCTCGAGGACCAGTGCCGCAAGCTGGGCGTCGACTTGTGGCTGGGCTACATGGCCGATACCGAAATGGTCGAGCGTTTCTCGCCCGATATCGTCATCATCGCGACCGGCGGCTTCCCCAATGTCGGTGAGATCGAGGGCGACGAGAACGTCTACAGCACATGGGACATCCTCAGCGGCCGGGTGGCGTTGGGCGAGCGGGTACTAATGTTCGACGACCAGGGCGCCGACAGCGGCATCAGCTGCGCCGACTACCTGTCGCAAGCGCAGAAAAAGCTGGAGGTGGTGACGCCCGAACGCCATCTTGGCGTGGAGGCTGGGGCCTATAATTTCCCGCATTACCTGTCGCACCTCTACAGCAACGGCGCAACCATCTCACCCGACCGACGTTTGCGCCGCGTCGCCCGCTTGGGCAACAGCCTGGTTGCGACGCTGCGCAACGAATATACCCAGGTCGAGGAAACCCGCGAGATAGATCTGGTGGTCAGCGACAGTGGAACCTTACCGAATGACGAGCTGTATTTCGAACTGAAGGACCGCTCGCGAAACCGCGGCGCGGTCGATCACGACGCGCTGCTGAATGGCAGGCCGCAGACGACGGTCTCGAATCCGGATGCCAAATACATGCTGTTCCGCGTTGGCGACGCGGTCGCTTGCCGCAACATCCACGCGGCTATCTATGACAGCCTGCGGCTGTGCAAAGATCTGTAG
- a CDS encoding amino acid ABC transporter ATP-binding protein yields the protein MSYVSIRNLTKNFGNFRALDDVSMELEEGKTAAIIGSSGCGKSTFLRCLNLLEMPTNADFRIGDQQVRFQDEKQVQGEKDALGFRRKMAVVFQSFDLFPHMTALQNVALAPTLVRKMERDKAEALAMQLLDRMGLRERAGHYPTQLSGGQQQRVAIARALAMEPKVLLFDEATSALDPELVGEVLDVMKALAREGRTMLVVTHELHFAREVADLLIYFDKGRIAEMGPPAELLGNPRTDRLKAFLTRYTHTLAQ from the coding sequence ATGAGCTATGTCTCGATCCGCAACCTGACCAAAAATTTCGGGAATTTCCGCGCGCTGGATGACGTCAGCATGGAACTCGAAGAGGGCAAGACCGCCGCGATCATCGGTTCGTCGGGCTGCGGCAAATCGACCTTCCTGCGCTGCCTCAACCTGCTTGAAATGCCCACCAACGCCGATTTCCGCATCGGAGACCAGCAGGTGCGCTTTCAGGACGAAAAGCAGGTACAGGGCGAAAAGGACGCTCTGGGATTCCGCCGCAAGATGGCGGTGGTGTTCCAGAGCTTCGATCTGTTCCCGCACATGACGGCGCTGCAGAATGTCGCCCTGGCACCGACCCTGGTCCGCAAGATGGAGCGCGACAAGGCCGAGGCCCTGGCCATGCAATTGCTGGACCGGATGGGCCTGCGCGAACGCGCCGGGCATTATCCGACGCAGCTGTCCGGGGGCCAGCAACAGCGCGTGGCCATTGCCCGGGCGCTGGCGATGGAACCCAAGGTTCTGTTGTTCGACGAAGCGACCTCGGCCCTCGATCCCGAACTGGTGGGCGAGGTTCTGGACGTCATGAAGGCCTTGGCGCGCGAAGGCCGCACCATGCTGGTCGTCACGCATGAGCTGCATTTCGCCCGCGAAGTCGCCGACCTGCTGATCTATTTCGACAAGGGCCGCATCGCCGAGATGGGGCCACCTGCCGAGTTGCTCGGCAACCCGCGCACCGACCGCCTCAAGGCCTTCCTGACCCGCTACACCCACACGCTCGCCCAGTGA